AGAACTGCAAGGAGATCGTCTATAAGAAGGAGATAGAGAAGAATCTGAAAGTCTGTCCGAAATGCAATTACCATTTCCGGATCAGCGCACGGGAGCGACTCACGCTCACGATCGACGACGGGAGCTTCGTCGAGACGAATGCGGATCTTACGTCGGGAGATCCCCTGAATTTCAAAGATACGCTCTCATACAGAGAGAGGATTAAGGAGAGCAGGAAGAGAAGCGGTCTCAATGAGGCTGTAATCACCGGTGAGGCGCTTATTGAGGGGTACCCGGTCGTAGTAGCGGTTATGGATTTTTCTTTTCTTGGGGGCAGCATGGGCTCTGTTGTCGGCGAGAAGATCGTGAAGGCAGCCGAACTGGCGATCGAAAAAAAGGTCCCCCTGATAACCGTGGCATCTTCGGGAGGCGCGAGGATGCAGGAAGGGATCTTTTCCCTCATGCAGATGGCGAAGTCATCGGCCGCCATGGGGAGACTGAAGGACGGGGGCATACTCTTCATATCGATACTCGCGGACCCGACCTTCGGCGGCGTCACCGCCAGTTTTGCCATGCTGGGGGACATCATCATAGCCGAACCGAAGAGTCTTATCGGCTTTGCGGGCCCCCGGGTAATCGAGCAGACGATTAAACAGCAGCTGCCGGAGAATTTCCAGAGGGCTGAATTCTTACTCGAACACGGAATGATCGATATGGTGGTCGATCGGAAGGT
Above is a genomic segment from Thermodesulfovibrionales bacterium containing:
- the accD gene encoding acetyl-CoA carboxylase, carboxyltransferase subunit beta, whose product is MAWFKKTREQKIEKKVKIPEGLWVKCENCKEIVYKKEIEKNLKVCPKCNYHFRISARERLTLTIDDGSFVETNADLTSGDPLNFKDTLSYRERIKESRKRSGLNEAVITGEALIEGYPVVVAVMDFSFLGGSMGSVVGEKIVKAAELAIEKKVPLITVASSGGARMQEGIFSLMQMAKSSAAMGRLKDGGILFISILADPTFGGVTASFAMLGDIIIAEPKSLIGFAGPRVIEQTIKQQLPENFQRAEFLLEHGMIDMVVDRKVMRETLAALLSHLSSVPKQPQAS